Proteins encoded within one genomic window of Lentimicrobiaceae bacterium:
- the fabD gene encoding ACP S-malonyltransferase, which translates to MKAYVFPGQGAQYVGMGKDLHDNSPLAKKMFEKANEILGFRITDLMFNGTDEDLRQTKVTQPAIFLHSVILAATLGNDFKPDMVAGHSLGEFSALVANKALSFEDGLKLVYARAMAMQKACEKEPSTMAAIIGLSDEVVEETLKTIDEIVVPANYNTPGQLVISGSIKGIEIACEKLKAAGAKRALPLKVGGAFHSPLMEPARIELAEAINATAFNTPVCPVYQNVDALPYTDPAAIKKNLIAQLTSPVRWTQISRNMIADRATTFIEVGPGNVLQGLIKKVSAEVETMSA; encoded by the coding sequence ATGAAGGCATACGTTTTTCCAGGGCAGGGCGCCCAATATGTAGGGATGGGAAAAGATTTACACGATAATTCCCCCCTCGCCAAAAAGATGTTTGAAAAAGCCAATGAAATATTAGGTTTCCGGATTACCGACCTGATGTTTAACGGAACCGATGAAGACCTCCGGCAAACCAAAGTTACCCAGCCGGCTATTTTCCTGCATTCCGTTATTCTTGCCGCTACCTTAGGCAACGATTTTAAACCCGATATGGTTGCCGGACATTCATTGGGCGAATTCTCGGCATTGGTGGCAAACAAAGCCCTTTCGTTTGAAGATGGGTTAAAATTAGTTTATGCCCGCGCCATGGCCATGCAGAAAGCCTGCGAAAAAGAACCTTCAACCATGGCTGCCATTATCGGACTATCGGACGAAGTGGTGGAAGAAACGCTGAAGACGATTGATGAAATAGTGGTTCCTGCCAATTATAATACTCCCGGACAGTTGGTTATTTCCGGTTCGATCAAAGGAATTGAGATTGCCTGCGAAAAGCTGAAAGCCGCCGGAGCCAAACGTGCGTTGCCGCTTAAAGTGGGCGGAGCTTTCCATTCTCCGCTGATGGAACCCGCAAGGATTGAACTTGCCGAAGCCATCAATGCTACGGCTTTTAATACTCCCGTTTGCCCCGTTTACCAGAATGTGGATGCCTTGCCTTATACCGATCCCGCTGCCATTAAAAAGAACCTTATCGCACAGCTTACTTCACCCGTACGCTGGACACAAATCTCGCGCAATATGATAGCCGACAGAGCTACTACCTTTATTGAAGTAGGTCCCGGCAATGTATTACAGGGATTGATTAAAAAAGTGAGCGCCGAAGTGGAAACCA
- a CDS encoding Bax inhibitor-1/YccA family protein, with translation MYENQNNFNFLQQERTESLPVAKTFISGVFTWMFLALAITALTAFYFGTNKELLGMLFNSQTGMTGLGWIVTFAPLGFVMLMSFGFQRLSGSAITLLFAVFAILMGMSLSFIFAAYQLGSIFSTFLVTSGMFGIMAVMGYTTKIDLTKLGSLMMMGLIGIIIASLVNMFMDSKDMGYIISFLGVVIFTGLTAYDVQKLKRIGAGTEYGTESTRKLTIMGAMSLYLDFINLFLFLLRFLGRRN, from the coding sequence ATGTACGAAAATCAAAACAATTTCAATTTCCTTCAGCAGGAACGCACCGAAAGCCTTCCTGTAGCCAAAACCTTTATTTCGGGTGTATTTACCTGGATGTTCCTTGCTTTGGCAATAACCGCTCTTACAGCTTTTTATTTCGGAACAAACAAAGAATTACTCGGAATGCTTTTCAACTCCCAAACCGGAATGACTGGCTTAGGCTGGATAGTTACCTTTGCTCCATTAGGCTTTGTAATGCTGATGTCGTTCGGTTTTCAACGCCTTTCAGGTTCTGCCATCACTCTTTTATTTGCCGTTTTTGCTATTCTGATGGGAATGAGTCTTAGCTTCATTTTTGCGGCTTACCAACTTGGTTCTATCTTCTCTACTTTTTTGGTTACCTCGGGAATGTTCGGCATTATGGCAGTTATGGGTTACACTACCAAAATAGATCTTACCAAACTCGGCTCTCTTATGATGATGGGCTTGATTGGAATTATTATTGCCAGCCTTGTAAATATGTTTATGGACAGCAAAGACATGGGTTATATCATCAGTTTTCTTGGTGTGGTTATTTTTACCGGGCTTACCGCTTACGACGTTCAGAAACTAAAACGCATTGGTGCAGGTACAGAATATGGCACCGAATCTACCCGTAAACTTACCATCATGGGGGCAATGTCTCTATACCTCGACTTTATCAACCTCTTCCTCTTCCTGCTCCGTTTCTTAGGAAGAAGAAACTAA
- the folE gene encoding GTP cyclohydrolase I FolE, protein MDDYETREGYEKLDLYNLEIIKKLSYHYSEILKLIGENPGREGLLKTPERIAKAMQFLTHGYDLNPEEILRSAMFKEDYKQMVIVKDIEIYSMCEHHMIPFFGKAHVAYIPNGYIVGLSKIPRVVDAYARRLQVQERLTTQIKEAIHNTLHPLGVAVVIEAVHMCMSMRGIQKQNSVTTTSDFTGAFLVDKTRSEFLHLISSKLH, encoded by the coding sequence ATGGACGATTACGAAACCCGTGAAGGTTACGAAAAACTGGATTTGTACAACCTCGAAATCATCAAAAAGTTATCTTACCATTATTCCGAGATCCTTAAACTGATAGGTGAGAACCCCGGACGGGAAGGTTTGTTGAAAACACCCGAACGCATCGCCAAAGCCATGCAGTTTCTTACCCACGGTTACGACCTCAATCCGGAAGAAATCCTTCGTTCGGCAATGTTTAAGGAAGATTACAAACAAATGGTGATAGTGAAAGACATAGAAATATATTCCATGTGCGAACATCACATGATCCCTTTCTTTGGGAAAGCCCATGTTGCTTATATTCCAAACGGTTATATTGTTGGATTAAGCAAAATTCCACGTGTAGTAGATGCCTACGCCCGTCGTTTGCAGGTACAGGAAAGATTGACCACCCAAATTAAAGAAGCTATTCATAATACTTTACATCCGCTTGGTGTTGCAGTGGTTATTGAAGCAGTGCATATGTGCATGAGTATGCGGGGTATCCAGAAACAAAACTCGGTAACCACTACTTCTGACTTTACCGGGGCATTCCTGGTTGACAAAACCCGGTCGGAATTTCTGCATTTGATTTCATCCAAGTTACATTAG
- a CDS encoding 6-carboxytetrahydropterin synthase, with translation MIYLTRKERFNAAHRLFNPEFSDEENLRVFGKCSNPNWHGHNYTLWVTVKGEINPQTGFLVNLTLLSQLIHEQVINILDHKNINLEVDFMQGVFASTENLAIGIWNQIATSVELLGVELHSVKLEETENNFVEYFGN, from the coding sequence ATGATTTATCTTACACGCAAAGAGAGGTTTAATGCGGCACACCGCCTTTTTAATCCTGAGTTTTCTGATGAAGAAAACCTCAGGGTTTTTGGCAAATGCTCAAACCCCAACTGGCATGGGCATAATTATACCCTTTGGGTAACCGTAAAAGGGGAAATAAATCCGCAAACCGGTTTTTTGGTAAACCTTACCCTACTAAGTCAGCTTATCCACGAACAGGTCATCAACATACTCGATCATAAAAACATCAACCTTGAAGTAGATTTTATGCAGGGAGTATTTGCCTCCACCGAAAATCTTGCAATAGGCATATGGAACCAGATAGCCACATCTGTGGAATTGCTGGGTGTGGAATTGCACTCCGTAAAATTAGAAGAAACAGAAAATAATTTTGTTGAATATTTTGGAAACTAA
- a CDS encoding AtpZ/AtpI family protein, protein MNSPNPKKKKPLDNYARYSSIAFQMLVIIGLGIWGGVQLDKWVPMRFPLFTVVMSLISVSFAIYYTIKDF, encoded by the coding sequence ATGAACAGTCCCAACCCGAAAAAGAAGAAACCGCTTGATAACTATGCGCGGTATTCGAGTATTGCCTTTCAAATGCTGGTCATCATCGGATTAGGCATTTGGGGAGGTGTACAACTCGATAAATGGGTGCCCATGCGTTTCCCGCTTTTTACCGTGGTTATGTCGCTGATTTCGGTTTCATTCGCCATTTATTATACCATAAAAGACTTTTAA
- a CDS encoding polymer-forming cytoskeletal protein has translation MAKQPIPEPPSINIIGSGTVINGSINSNGDMRIDGTLIGTITSTGKVIVGTTGNVEGEIMCQNADFSGIVKAKVAISELLSLKASAHLSGDVITNKIAIEPGARFTGSCRMETPATGGEKTFFNEQSQPEKEETA, from the coding sequence ATGGCAAAACAACCTATACCCGAACCTCCTTCAATTAATATTATTGGCAGCGGAACCGTAATAAACGGAAGCATCAATTCAAACGGCGATATGCGCATTGACGGTACCCTCATCGGCACCATTACATCAACCGGTAAAGTGATAGTAGGTACTACCGGAAACGTGGAAGGCGAAATTATGTGTCAAAACGCCGATTTTTCAGGAATTGTAAAGGCAAAAGTTGCTATCTCGGAACTACTATCGCTCAAAGCCTCAGCTCACCTTTCGGGCGATGTAATTACCAATAAAATCGCCATAGAACCCGGCGCCCGCTTTACCGGTAGCTGCCGTATGGAAACCCCGGCAACGGGCGGAGAGAAAACCTTTTTTAATGAACAGTCCCAACCCGAAAAAGAAGAAACCGCTTGA